Proteins co-encoded in one Xiphophorus couchianus chromosome 3, X_couchianus-1.0, whole genome shotgun sequence genomic window:
- the stmn2a gene encoding stathmin-2a, with protein sequence MAKTVTAYKEKMKELSVLSLICSCFYPETRNKLVCEFEDMEVKAIDKRASGQAFEVILKPQSPVSDIAHNLPSPPKRDLSLEEIEKKLEAAEERRKYQESQVLKALAEKREHERDVLLKAMEENSNFSKMAEEKLQMKMEQIKENREAQLAAMMERLQEKEKHAAAVRRNKELLREEQLA encoded by the exons CATACAAAGAGAAGATGAAGGAGTTGTCCGTCCTCTCCCTTATCTGTTCCTGCTTCTACCCCGAGACTCGCAACAAACTCGTTTGTGAGTTTGAAG ACATGGAAGTTAAAGCTATAGACAAACGGGCCTCAGGGCAAGCCTTTGAGGTAATTCTCAAGCCCCAGTCTCCGGTGTCAGACATTGCCCACAACCTTCCCTCTCCCCCAAAGAGGGATCTCTCCCTGGAGGAGATTGAGAAGAAACTGGAGGCAGCTGAAGAGCGAAGGAAG TACCAAGAGTCTCAGGTGCTGAAGGCGTTGGCGGAAAAGCGGGAGCATGAAAGGGACGTGTTGCTAAAGGCCATGGAGGAGAACAGCAACTTTAGCAAGATGGCCGAGGAAAAGCTCCAGATGAAGATGGAACAGATTAAGGAGAATCGCGAGGCCCAGCTGGCAGCCATGATGGAGCGCCTACAGGAGAAG GAGAAGCATGCCGCAGCTGTGCGCAGGAACAAAGAACTGCT